A genomic region of Methanosarcina thermophila TM-1 contains the following coding sequences:
- a CDS encoding DUF2098 domain-containing protein — protein sequence MAEAAVITAVGRNKKSIKVGDTVKYVNSDTISRVTEIKKDEQGNVWVLLESTGLWYKEETLEPTELKVKEKIERELTPEELEERFRRQREAMQTFDVGKAGGGGAGG from the coding sequence ATGGCTGAAGCTGCGGTAATCACAGCGGTAGGGCGAAATAAGAAATCCATTAAAGTGGGAGACACTGTCAAATACGTAAACAGCGACACAATCAGCCGCGTAACTGAAATCAAAAAAGATGAGCAGGGGAATGTATGGGTTCTACTCGAAAGTACAGGCCTCTGGTATAAGGAAGAAACTCTGGAGCCAACTGAGCTTAAAGTTAAAGAAAAGATAGAAAGGGAACTCACTCCGGAGGAACTGGAAGAAAGATTTAGAAGACAGAGAGAAGCGATGCAGACTTTTGATGTTGGGAAAGCCGGCGGCGGTGGGGCAGGAGGATAA